In Leisingera sp. NJS204, the DNA window CTTGATGGGCATGTCAGTGTCCTGATTTGCGGAAGGTTGTGCGATATAGCGGAATTCGACAGATAGGCGGCTTAGTCGCGGGCCTCAAGAGCGGAGGCGATCAAATCCTCGAAACCGGCTTCATCCTTGACGGCTGAGATCTGGTCGGCGGTGACAGTGACACCCCAATTGTCCGCCATCGCCTGATAGCGCGGCTGGCGGTGCGCCAGCGCCTGGGCATAGGTCCAGCGGATAAAAGCATCAGGGTCCACATCCCCTTCAGCTACGCCATGTTGCTGAAGATACTCTTGCCAGGCCCGGTCCAGGAACTCCGGCTGGTAAGACATCGGTTTGGGCGCGCGGTCAAAGCGGCGCACCAGTTCGGCAGTGTGGGCGTCACTGCCCTTGATCCAGACCATCAGCGTGTGTTTGCCAAGCTCGGTCAGGACCTGGTCGTTCGGGTCATTGGCATCGACCCATTCGCAGATCGACCCGCCGGTATCGCAGATGAAATTCGGATAGCCGTAAAGCTGCCCGGCACGGCCTGCGAAGTATTCCGTATCCAGCAGCGCCCGGATTTCGGCGACTCGGAACTGTTCCTGGCGGCGCTTGTATTCGCCAATCGGCAGCCCGCCTTTGGCCTTATCGCCTGGTTTGCCCAGATAGGAGGCAACCGGGGTCAGATTCTCAAACGTGATATTGGAGCCGATGAAGATGGAATCCGACAGCAGAAGGTCCCGCAGGAACGGCACTTTCATCGCCTCTGCCTTGGCGTTGTCGGCGATGTATTCGCCCATATAGCGGGTGCCGATCCGGTAATCGACCGAGTAGTGGAACCAGCTGCCGGCGCCGCGCAGGATGTTGCTGACATAGGTTTTGCCAAGCCCGGACATGCCAAAGAACAGCACCCGTTTGTTGGGCGCATCGCGCCAGTCCTGTGCAGAAGTGTAAAGCATGAGATCCCAAGTCCCTGAAGGTTTCACGCCTTGCTAATCGCCTGCGCGGGCTTGGTCAATTCCGTGCGCGGTTGCGCCGCAAGACAGGTTTGCCGTTCAGGATTACCAGGCCTGCAGCCAGAAGGGCAAACCCTGCATAGGCCTGCGGCTTCAATTCTTCCTCCAGGACCAGCGCGCCCAATACAATGGCCACCGGCGGGATGACCAGCGTGACCAGCATCAGGTTGCCGCTGCCCGCCAGTTCCAGCACCCGGTAGTAAAGCAGATAGGCCCCTGCCGTGGCGAACAGAGCAAAATAGGCGATAGAGGCCCAAGTGCGCGCCGCCAGTTCCAGGACAGGCGGGCCGTCGATCAACAGCGCCGCCGGGGCCAGGAACAGGGTAGAACCGGTCAGCATTCCGGCAGCCGCGACAAGCGGCGGCAGGCCGGTCAAATTGAAACGCGCCCAGGCACTGGCAAATGCATATGAGACAGTGCCCGCCAGCACTGCCAGCTGCGCTGTGCTGCGCAGGTCGAACCGGGCAAATTGCTCCAGACCGATGGCGGTTGCAACACCAAGGAACCCAAGGCCCACTCCCAGCGCTTTGCGAACCGTCAGCCGCTCATCAGGAAAGAGCAGCGCCGCCACGATCACCCCGAATATTGCCGTCGCCGCATTCAGGATGGAGGTGAGGCCGGTTTCGATGTGAAGTTGCCCCCAGGCCATCAGCCCGAAGGGGATCACGTTGTTCAACAGTCCCATCACCAGAAAGGCGCCCCAGATGCGCGGTTCTTTGGGGACCGGCAGGCGCATCAGCAAGACCAGTATCCACAGAAACAGCGCCGCCCAGCCGCAGCGGTGCAGTACCAAGGTAACAACGGGGATTTCGTCCAGGGCGATGCGGATCGACAGAAACGATCCGCCCCAGATCACGCCGAGCAGAATCAGCTCGGCCCAGGCGCGGGGGGATATTGTTTTTTGCGGGCTCATGCGGATCAGTTAGCGCGCAGGGGGGGATGCGAGCGACCCGGATCTTGCGGCAAAAGAAAACCCCGCCCGGAGTATGCGGGCGGGGTCAGGTTGTCCGTCTTGCGGCGCTTTAGAAGTTGTAGCCGATTTTCATGCCAAAGCTGACCGCGTCGTTATCCTGAAAGTTGGTAACCGGGTTGCCGCCGGGGGAGGCGACCGAGTCGCCCAGCTGGGTGTAGCGGATGCCGGCCGAGATCGTCATCTTGTCCTGCTTGTACTGCACGCCAAGCCGGATCGCTTCATAACCATGGGTCGGTGCCAGCGGCGACACCAGGTCATCCCCGTCCACATCCGCATAGATCAGCGCCAAAGACCCCGACCAGTTTTCGTTGAACTTGCGGCCAATCCCCAATGTGTAGGTAAAGGAGTCGTCCAGATCGATCAGGTCACGGCCCAATTGCCCGGGAACCAGATCGGTCACGCTGTGCTCTGCCCAGCGGATACCGCCGAACAGCAGCGTGTCTGCGGCGATACCGGTCTGGAAGTCCAGGTTGACCGATTGCGGCGTCTTGGTCTTGGTTGAGGTTGTTGTGTTCGCAGCCGGGAAACCGGCAAAAGTTTCGGTCAGGTCGAAATCATGTTCGATTTCAGAGCTGTATGTCAGCGCCGCGCGCAGGGCGATCTCTGGGATCTCATAGGCCACGCCGGCTACCCAGCCAAATGCGCCGTCTTTGTCTACCTTCACATTGTAGGTGCCGCCGGGAATGACGCTGTAGGCAAGACCGTTCAGATTGATTTCGCCGTCGATCTCCTGGTACCGGATACCGCCATGGGCGCTGAAACGCTCGTTGAACTTGTAGCGCAAAAGGGCAGTCACGGCATTTGCATCCGCCTGCGCCTTGGTGCCGCCGAGAAGTGCAGAACCACTCGCCGGGTAGAGCACATCCACACCCCAAGGCTGGTCGAAGATCACGGCAAAGGACAGTTGATCGTTGATGTCCCGCTTGTAGCCTGCGCCGAACATGTTGAAGCGGTCGCCGACATCTCCGGAAGCGGAGCCAAGCGGGTTCAGCGCCGTGCGGTCATTGCCCGACAGATCCACGGATGTCGTCGCGAATGAGAATTCTGCGTAGGTGCCTTCTTCAAAGATGATGCCGATCGGCTGGCCGGTGCGGTCAAGACCGCTTGCCATGGCAGAACCCGATGCCAGCGCCAATGCCGCCGATGTTGCAAGATAGCGTTTCATTTTTCCTCCCTGAATTGCGGCCTGTAAGGGCCGCTTTACGCGAACGTAATCGGGCCGAATTCCGCAAATCAACATTAACCGCACGGCAACTTGCCGGATTCGATCAATTCTCAAGGGTTTCAGGGGGCCGCTTCGCAATTATATTAAGGTAATTTGCAATGCAGATGATTGCGGCGCCGCTCAGTACCCAGACATCCAAGGCTTCACCATAGATCACCATACCCAGAATGGCGATAGCGGGCAGGCGGGCGAAATCCACCGGCACCACCACGCTGGCAGGCGCCAGCGACAGCGCGGTTGTCAGGCAGAAATGCGCGGTCAGACCGGCAATGCCGATCAGCACCAGCCAGGGCAGGGTGGTGGCGTCCGGCAAGGCCATGCCGCCGTCCCAGCCCGCTGCCAGCAGACCCATCACCAGCTGCATGGCGGTGAGCCAGAACAGAATTGAGGCCGTTGTTTCGTGCCGGGTCAGCCGCTTGGTCAGGATCGCAGTAAGCGCAAAGAAGATGGCGCAGCTGGCGGCGGCAAGGATGCCAAGGTTCAGCGTTTCCGGACTGGGGCGGGCGACAATCAGAATGCCGGCAAACCCAATGCCTGCGGCAAACATCCGGCGCCGGCTGAGGGCTTCGCCCAGCAACAATGGCGACAAAATAATCACCCACAGGGGCGAGGTGAACTCCAGGGCAAAGACCTGTGCCAGCGGCACTAGCGTCACCGCCAGAAACCAAAGGTTCTGACCGGTGAAATGGAAGAGGTTGCGCACAGCATGGACACCCAGCCGTGTGCTGCTGACCTGATGCCATTTGCCCGATACGGTCAGCAAGCTTACGACAATGATGACCCCGACCAGGCTGCGATAAGCCATGATTTCAAAGGTATCCAGCGTTAAACCGGCTTCGCGCCCGGCAATCGCCATGGCGGAGAACGAGACAATGGCCCCGATCATCCAAAGTGCAGCCAATCCCGCGCGTGCTTCGCTTTGTGACATGCTTGCCCCGTTGCCTAACCCGCGTGAACAGAGGGGGAAAACCCCCTGAGGTCAAGTACAACAAGCTGCGGATGCGGCTGATCTGGCACAGGCTTGGACAGTGTCCGGTTTGGCCGGAGTACGCCAGACGTTTGGCTTTACGCCGCTTTGCGGCGCATGGTTGGCGAATCCAGGGAGCGGCCTGAATTGATATAAGATGTCGCCAAAGCTACAGGGTCAAAATCCACCCGTTTCAAAAGGGTGCGGATTTCACCGGTCAATGCCTCAGTCACTTCCGATTGAGATCTGGTGGCATTCTTTTTCTCCGGCAGTACCGGCTGGCCGGAGTGGTTCAATGCCGCTAGTAAGCGGGCGGCACCTTCCGGTTTGGTGGCCTCTTCCAATGTGGTTTCAACAAAGTTGATCTGCTGCCCGAACTTCAGCAGGTAATAGGCATAGCGTGCCTCCATCTCCAGCGCATACCAGAGCGCCCAGCCGATCTGCCCCAGCTGCCGGAAAGCGGACGGCGTCACAATGGTATTGGCGTAGCTCATGTCCAGATACCACTGCCAGGAGATGGTTATGTTCTGGAAATCATTGCGGCCGACATAGCTGGCGCATTGCTTGGCCAGGTCGCGGCGCAGGATGATAACCGTGGTCCGGTTGCAGATGCTACTGTCTGCCAGTGCCTCGATCAGCCCGCATTTACCCAGGGTATGATTGGATTCCGCATAAGGCGCTTGCAGGGAGGCAAGTTTTTTTTGCCAGAAATCCCACATCATCCCGTCCATGCCTAGGGTGTTGAAGCTGCGCATATGGCGGATTTCGGGCATCGCTTTTCCGAAATCCTCTACCCCCAAAGGCTCATGAACTGAATTGATCTGCAGGTTGTCCTTCAGGAACTGAGCCAGCCAGGCCGTGCCGGTTCGTCCGGCGGACAGGGTGAAGATGAAGTCGCGCTTGCCGGTCTGTTCGGTCCCTGGCAACGAGACTGCAGCAGCTGGAGCATCAGCTGGGCGCTGATAGCCGAACTTGCGGATCTCAGCGGCACATTGTTCCTCAATAACATCCGCGGCCATTGGGAATTTGCGGAACATGGCTGCCGGTTCGGTACCGGACTTCGGGCGAATTGCGCCCTTGGCGCGCAGGTTGGAAAACCGCTCCCACAGCCCGTCTATGCCAAGTGCTGCGATGTCTTTTTCCAAGTGCTCATAGCGCAGATAGACATCCAGCGCGCCGGGGCCGTCCAGCGGTGCAATGCGCGGATTATCAGCCAAAGTGCTTCGGCAAAGACTTACGAACTTTCCAAAGTCAGCTCCGGTCCTTTCACCGCCTTCCCAGAAATACCTGGAAATCGCGGCGTCAAAAGGGTCGCGCCAGATCGTGACTTTGGTGTAGCTGTTCCAAATCTCTTGCGGGATCCGTGCTTTGACCTGAGGCGCGGACATGTGATTATAGAAGGTTTCCAGACTCTGTGACCCGTCCGGCCATGTTTGGCTCTCAAAATTCTGTGCGCCGCAATAGCCCAGGCCGGCACGGGTATCTTCGTCTTCAGAAGAAACCGGTGTGATGACACTGTTGTCGTCACAGAAACTGGACAGGGCGATCTCAAACGACGTGCCGCCGGTCTTCTTGGTCTTAATAAAGATCAGCTTCAACGGGTGGCAAATGATCATTGGATTCTCCAAACCGGCTGTGTTTGGGGAAATATTTCAAAAATGCCTGACAGATTGGTTAACCAGATCAGGCAATTTTGCGGCAAAGGCGTCGGCCGCGGCCAAATAAAAACCCCGGCCGCAGGGGCCGGGGCTGAAGGTCTTTCAGATCATTCCCACTCGATGGTGCCGGGAGGCTTCGAGGTAATGTCATAGGTACAGCGGTTGATGCCCTTGACCTCATTGATGATCCTAGTGGCGGTTTCCCCCAGGAATTCATGGCTGAACGGATAATAATCGGCTGTCATGCCATCGACCGAGGTCACCGCGCGCAGGGCGCAGGCAAAATCATAGGTGCGGCCGTCGCCCATCACGCCAACGGTGCGGACCGGCAGGATGGCCACGAAGGCCTGCCAGATATCGTCATAAAGACCGTGCTTGCGGATCTGGTCGATATAGACCGCATCGGCCTCGCGCAGGATCTCCAGCTTTTCGCGGGTGATCTCGCCCGGGCAGCGGATTGCCAGACCCGGTCCAGGGAAGGGGTGGCGGCCGATGAAGCTTGCGGGCAGGCCCAGCTCGCGGCCCAATGCGCGGACCTCGTCCTTGAACAGCTCGCGCAGGGGTTCGACCAGTTTCAGCCCCATCTTCTCCGGCAGGCCGCCCACGTTGTGGTGCGACTTGATGGTGACCGACGGGCCGCCCGAGAAGGACACCGATTCAATCACATCCGGGTACAGGGTGCCCTGTGCCAAGAACTCGGCGCCCTCAATCGTGTTGGCGTGTTTCTGGAACACGTCAATGAACAGCTTGCCAATGATTTTGCGTTTGGTTTCCGGGTCGCTTTGGCCGTCCAGCTCGCCCAGGAACAGCTCCTGCTCATCCGCGTGGATCAGCTGGATGTTGTAATTGTCGCGGAACATCGCGACAACTTCTTCCGCCTCGTTCTTGCGCAACAGGCCGTGGTCGACAAACACACAGGTCAGCTGATCGCCGATCGCCTCGTGGATCAGAATCGCAGCCACCGAGCTGTCGACGCCGCCGGACAGACCGCAGATCACCTGCTTGTCGCCAACCTGCTCGCGGATCTTTTCGATCATCTGCTCGCGGTAGGCGCCCATGGTCCAGTCGCCAGAGAAACCCGCCAGTTTGACAAAGTTCTCATACAGCTTGGCACCGTTCGGGGTGTGATGCACTTCCGGGTGGAACTGCACCGCATAGAAATTGCGGCTGACATCGGCGGCGATGGCAAAGGGCGCGTTGGGGGAGGTGCCGTAGACCTCAAACCCCGGGGCGATCTTGCTCACGTGGTCGCCGTGCGACATCCAGACCTGCTCGCGGTCGCTGTCGTCTGTGAACCAGCCTTCCAGCAGCGGCGGTGTCTCCACCGTGGGGGAGACAAAGGCGCGGCCGAATTCGGCGGTGCCGTGGCCGCTCTCAACCGTGCCGCCCAGTTGGTGCATCATCACCTGCTGGCCATAGCAGATGCCCAGGATCGGCACGCCATAGTCGAAAATCTCCTGCGGCGCACGCGGCGACCCTTCGCGGGTCACGCTGTCCGGCCCGCCCGAGAAGATCACAGCTTTGGGCGCCAGCTCGCGCACAAACTCCATGGTGACATTCTGATAGGGGTGGATTTCGCAATAGACGTTCAGCTCGCGCAGGCGGCGTGCAATCAGCTGCGTGACTTGGCTGCCAAAGTCGATGATGAGAAGGCGGTCATGGGATGTCTCTGTCATGCACGCGCCATAGGCCAGGAATGCCTTTTCCGCAAGAGGGTTTGCGCCTGCGCCGGCCCGCAGCCGCGATTTTCACGGCAGACCGGTCCTGAAGCTGGCCAGGGTATGCGAAAGTTCACAGTCACGGTGCAAATGGTGCAAAATGCCCCGCCAATGTCGCTTTTCAACTTGAATGGCCGTAATCCTGCGGCGGCGTGGTGTGAGGTGGCTATAATACCCATCGCAATGAAATGCCTGTGGTGAGGATAAACCATGACAGAAGCAGCACCGCGCCGTCGCGCACGGGGTGGCGGCGGCGCCGCCCGCCGCGCCGAACGCACCAGCGTCAAGATCGAGACCGCGAAGTACATCGAGCGCAACATTCCGAACTTCGAGGTTCTGAACGAGGAAGCGCTGGAGATCATCGAATACAACGCGGATACCATCCTGGAAGAGGTCGGCGTCAACTTCGTTGACAACCCGGCGGCGCTGGAGCGCTGGCGCGAAGCCGGTGCAGACGTCAACGGCGAGCGCGTGCGCATCCCCCGCGGACTGGCCCGCAAGCTGTGCGAAACAGCTCCGTCCGAGTTCACCCAGCACGCCCGCAACCCGGAGAAATCCGTGGTTATCGGCGGCCGCAACATGGTGCTGGCGCCGGTCTACGGCCCGCCGTTTGTGCGCGACGCTCAAGGCGGACGCCGCTACGCGACCATGGATGACTTCAACAAATTCGTGAAGCTCGCCTATATGTCCAAATGGCTGCATCACTCGGGCGGCACCGTCTGCGAGCCTACCGATATCCCGGTGAACAAGCGCCACCTGGACATGCTGATGGCGCATATGACCCTCAGCGATAAACCGTTCATGGGGTCGGTTACCGAACCCAGCCGCGCGCAGGACTCGGTCGACATGGCCGGCATCCTGTTCGGCAAGGAGTTCGTGCAGAACAACACCGTGATGACCTCGCTCACCAACATCAACTCGCCGATGACTTTCGACGATGTGATGATGGGCTCGCTGGAAGTCTACGCAAAGAACAATCAGGCCTGCATCATCTCGCCCTTCATCGTTGGCGGCGCCATGGCGCCGGTGTCGGTTGCGGGCACCCTCACGCAGGTTCTGGCCGAGGTTCTGGCCGGTGTCGCCTACAGCCAGCTGTGCCGCGCAGGCGCGCCGGTGATCTTTGGCGCCATGGTGACCTCGATCGACATGAACTCGGGCGCGCCGACCTTTGGCACCCCGGAAGCGTCGCACATCACCTATGGCGCCGGCCAGCTGGCCCGCCGCATGAACCTGCCGTACCGTTCGGCCGGCTCTTTCTGCGGCTCCAAACTGCCCGACGCGCAGGCGGCCTATGAGACCGCGAACTCGCTCAACATGGGTCTTCTGTCGGGCGTGAACTTCCAGCTGCACTCCTGCGGCTGGCTCGAAGGCGGCCTGGTTGCCGACTTTGAGAAGTTCGTGATGGACGCCGACCAGCTGGGTGTGCTGCACGGCCTGGCCAAAGGCGTGTCGGTGGACGAAAACGCCCAGGCGATGGACGCCATCCGCGAAGTCGGACCCGGCGGCCACTATCTGGGCTGCGCCCACACCCAGGAGAACTTCAAATCGGCCTTCTGGAAGTCCGAACTGCTCGACTACAAACCCTTTGAGCAGTGGGAAGAGGAAGGCGCGCGCGACACCTATTCGCTGGCGACCAACCGCGTCGAGAAACTGCTGGCCACTTACGAGCAGCCGGCGCTGGACCCGGCCATCAAAATGGCTCTGGACGAGTATGTGACTGAAAAGAAAGCTTCGATGCCCGACGCGTTCATGTAATCGCGCAGGTACAGCTTAGGGGCAGGGGGCAGTCGCCTCTGCCGCAGCAGAACGGCGGTCCTGAAAGGCCGCCGTTTCTGTTTTTGGCCGGGTCGCAGTATTGCGCAGAAAGGCGGCTTCGCCCGCCAGCGCGATCAGCACATCCACATGCCGGATCAGCGAATATCCCGCTTCACCTGCCTTGCGTGCGGTGTCCTGCGCGCTTTCCAGCTCCAGGAGCTGCATTACGGCAGCTACCGGCTTGGGCAGGGTCCCGTACCCCAAAATCCGGCGCAGATCCCGCTGTCGGCTATAGTTCTGCGCCCCCAGCCGAGCAGCCCTTGCCAGAATCCGCGGGCGCCGGAGCAATGTAAGCCGGGTGTATACGTCCTGCATGGTCCTCTCCTTTCAATTCTCTGTACCGGATCTGCTATATCACAACCTATTGTGGTGTTGCGGCGAGGGGGCTACCGGCGAACGGTACGTTTTGTGATGATTATGTTTTCTCTGGAAACAATGGGGCCTGATCCGCGCATTTGTTCAACTACAGTCAGGCGTACGTGGAAAAGCCTCAGGCGCTATTGATTGCGGCTGACAGGCTGGCCTGGCTGACGACCGGGGCTTGATATATGCAAAACATACCGCACGCGTCCCTGCCTGGCTGGGTGCCGCTTGAGACATGCCGATACCTTCAGCACACAGAGGCAGGCCGCCCGATCCGGCAATTGGCCCGCAAGGCCGGGTGTCATCCCTCCACCATCCTGCGGCAGGTCAGGCGGGTGGAGACCTTGCGGGATGATCCGCTGATCGACGAAGTTCTGACCTACCTTGCCGGGCGTTACCAGGCAGCACCGGGGAAACCCGGAAAATCCGGCTCCGGCCCGGGCAAACCGGCGGGACGGGGATTGACCGCCGGGTTCGAGCAGGAGGCCGCCAGTGTTCTGACCCTGCTCAGCCGCGGCGGTGCGGTTCTGGCTGCGGCTGAGGGCATGGAAATGGCCGTGGTGGTGCGCGAAGGCACCGAGGCAGACGGACAGAAAGTGGCCGTCTCGCGCCCGCTGGCCGGTGCATTGGCGCTGACCGGCTGGATTTCCTGTGCCCGCCGGGGCCGGATCAGCCGGTATGCCATCACCCCATCAGGGCGCAGCGCCTTAAACCGGATTATTGCCGATCAGGAGAACCGGGCGCGGGCCCGTCTGGAGGGCGGCTTTGCCGAAGCCCAGACGCCGTTTCTGGCGCCCGAAGACAGCGACAAATCCAGTTATGGCCGCAAGCCGCGCTACGGCGGATCCGAGACGCCGCTGGAGATGCTGGCCCGGCTGTCGGACAAGGATGGCAATTCCTTTTTGACCCCAGGCATGATCAGCGCCGGAAAGCGCCTGCGGGAGGATTTCGAGCTGGCTCAGATCAGCAGCCATCTGATGCAGGAGAAGCTGTATTTTGCTAAAGGCAGCCAAGAGCTGCGCAGCAGCAGCCAGGAAGCCGGGGCTGCGGCGCGCAAGCGCATGACAGAGGCGCTGCAGACGCTGGGGATGGGGCTGAGCGATATCGCTCTGCGCTGCTGCTGCCATCTGGAAGGGCTGGAAACCGCTGAACGCAATCTGGGCTGGCCTGCGCGCTCGGGCAAGGTGGTGCTGCGTATCGCGCTGCAGCATTTGGCAGATTACTACGGCGAGACCAGCGCGCAGGAGGCTGAGCTGATCGGCTGACCGCGCAGGCCCGGCAAACGAAAACGGGCCCGCATTTTGCGGACCCGTATAAGTGCCTGAATTGGCAACGCCTTAGGCGGCGACTTCTGCCTTGGCGTCTTTCAGGTGCTTCAGCACGGTCTCGGGCGATGAGACACCATAGGGGTCATCGCCGTGGTTGTCGGACAGGCCCGGCTCTTCGAACCATGCTTCAACAACACCGTTGTTGATGATGGCGGCATAGCGCCAGGAGCGGTTGCCGAAGCCCAGGTTGTCCTTGGCGACCAGCATGCCCATCTTGCGGGTGAATTCGCCGGAGCCGTCCGGGATCACGTCCACGTTTTTCAGGTTCTGCGCTTCGGCCCATTTGTTCATCACAAAGCTGTCGTTGACCGACATGCAATAGATCGCGTCGATGCCTTCGGCCTGAAAGTCGGCAAAGCCGTTTTCAAAGCCCGGCAGCTGGTAGGTCGAGCAGGTCGGGGTGAAGGCGCCGGGCAGCGAGAACAGCACAACGCGCTTGCCTGCAAAATAATCCGCAGTGG includes these proteins:
- a CDS encoding ATPase, which gives rise to MLYTSAQDWRDAPNKRVLFFGMSGLGKTYVSNILRGAGSWFHYSVDYRIGTRYMGEYIADNAKAEAMKVPFLRDLLLSDSIFIGSNITFENLTPVASYLGKPGDKAKGGLPIGEYKRRQEQFRVAEIRALLDTEYFAGRAGQLYGYPNFICDTGGSICEWVDANDPNDQVLTELGKHTLMVWIKGSDAHTAELVRRFDRAPKPMSYQPEFLDRAWQEYLQQHGVAEGDVDPDAFIRWTYAQALAHRQPRYQAMADNWGVTVTADQISAVKDEAGFEDLIASALEARD
- a CDS encoding DMT family transporter encodes the protein MSPQKTISPRAWAELILLGVIWGGSFLSIRIALDEIPVVTLVLHRCGWAALFLWILVLLMRLPVPKEPRIWGAFLVMGLLNNVIPFGLMAWGQLHIETGLTSILNAATAIFGVIVAALLFPDERLTVRKALGVGLGFLGVATAIGLEQFARFDLRSTAQLAVLAGTVSYAFASAWARFNLTGLPPLVAAAGMLTGSTLFLAPAALLIDGPPVLELAARTWASIAYFALFATAGAYLLYYRVLELAGSGNLMLVTLVIPPVAIVLGALVLEEELKPQAYAGFALLAAGLVILNGKPVLRRNRARN
- a CDS encoding outer membrane protein transport protein; the protein is MKRYLATSAALALASGSAMASGLDRTGQPIGIIFEEGTYAEFSFATTSVDLSGNDRTALNPLGSASGDVGDRFNMFGAGYKRDINDQLSFAVIFDQPWGVDVLYPASGSALLGGTKAQADANAVTALLRYKFNERFSAHGGIRYQEIDGEINLNGLAYSVIPGGTYNVKVDKDGAFGWVAGVAYEIPEIALRAALTYSSEIEHDFDLTETFAGFPAANTTTSTKTKTPQSVNLDFQTGIAADTLLFGGIRWAEHSVTDLVPGQLGRDLIDLDDSFTYTLGIGRKFNENWSGSLALIYADVDGDDLVSPLAPTHGYEAIRLGVQYKQDKMTISAGIRYTQLGDSVASPGGNPVTNFQDNDAVSFGMKIGYNF
- a CDS encoding DMT family transporter yields the protein MSQSEARAGLAALWMIGAIVSFSAMAIAGREAGLTLDTFEIMAYRSLVGVIIVVSLLTVSGKWHQVSSTRLGVHAVRNLFHFTGQNLWFLAVTLVPLAQVFALEFTSPLWVIILSPLLLGEALSRRRMFAAGIGFAGILIVARPSPETLNLGILAAASCAIFFALTAILTKRLTRHETTASILFWLTAMQLVMGLLAAGWDGGMALPDATTLPWLVLIGIAGLTAHFCLTTALSLAPASVVVPVDFARLPAIAILGMVIYGEALDVWVLSGAAIICIANYLNIIAKRPPETLEN
- the guaA gene encoding glutamine-hydrolyzing GMP synthase, which translates into the protein MTETSHDRLLIIDFGSQVTQLIARRLRELNVYCEIHPYQNVTMEFVRELAPKAVIFSGGPDSVTREGSPRAPQEIFDYGVPILGICYGQQVMMHQLGGTVESGHGTAEFGRAFVSPTVETPPLLEGWFTDDSDREQVWMSHGDHVSKIAPGFEVYGTSPNAPFAIAADVSRNFYAVQFHPEVHHTPNGAKLYENFVKLAGFSGDWTMGAYREQMIEKIREQVGDKQVICGLSGGVDSSVAAILIHEAIGDQLTCVFVDHGLLRKNEAEEVVAMFRDNYNIQLIHADEQELFLGELDGQSDPETKRKIIGKLFIDVFQKHANTIEGAEFLAQGTLYPDVIESVSFSGGPSVTIKSHHNVGGLPEKMGLKLVEPLRELFKDEVRALGRELGLPASFIGRHPFPGPGLAIRCPGEITREKLEILREADAVYIDQIRKHGLYDDIWQAFVAILPVRTVGVMGDGRTYDFACALRAVTSVDGMTADYYPFSHEFLGETATRIINEVKGINRCTYDITSKPPGTIEWE
- a CDS encoding trimethylamine methyltransferase family protein, which gives rise to MTEAAPRRRARGGGGAARRAERTSVKIETAKYIERNIPNFEVLNEEALEIIEYNADTILEEVGVNFVDNPAALERWREAGADVNGERVRIPRGLARKLCETAPSEFTQHARNPEKSVVIGGRNMVLAPVYGPPFVRDAQGGRRYATMDDFNKFVKLAYMSKWLHHSGGTVCEPTDIPVNKRHLDMLMAHMTLSDKPFMGSVTEPSRAQDSVDMAGILFGKEFVQNNTVMTSLTNINSPMTFDDVMMGSLEVYAKNNQACIISPFIVGGAMAPVSVAGTLTQVLAEVLAGVAYSQLCRAGAPVIFGAMVTSIDMNSGAPTFGTPEASHITYGAGQLARRMNLPYRSAGSFCGSKLPDAQAAYETANSLNMGLLSGVNFQLHSCGWLEGGLVADFEKFVMDADQLGVLHGLAKGVSVDENAQAMDAIREVGPGGHYLGCAHTQENFKSAFWKSELLDYKPFEQWEEEGARDTYSLATNRVEKLLATYEQPALDPAIKMALDEYVTEKKASMPDAFM
- a CDS encoding DUF6477 family protein; this encodes MQDVYTRLTLLRRPRILARAARLGAQNYSRQRDLRRILGYGTLPKPVAAVMQLLELESAQDTARKAGEAGYSLIRHVDVLIALAGEAAFLRNTATRPKTETAAFQDRRSAAAEATAPCP
- a CDS encoding DUF6456 domain-containing protein → MQNIPHASLPGWVPLETCRYLQHTEAGRPIRQLARKAGCHPSTILRQVRRVETLRDDPLIDEVLTYLAGRYQAAPGKPGKSGSGPGKPAGRGLTAGFEQEAASVLTLLSRGGAVLAAAEGMEMAVVVREGTEADGQKVAVSRPLAGALALTGWISCARRGRISRYAITPSGRSALNRIIADQENRARARLEGGFAEAQTPFLAPEDSDKSSYGRKPRYGGSETPLEMLARLSDKDGNSFLTPGMISAGKRLREDFELAQISSHLMQEKLYFAKGSQELRSSSQEAGAAARKRMTEALQTLGMGLSDIALRCCCHLEGLETAERNLGWPARSGKVVLRIALQHLADYYGETSAQEAELIG
- a CDS encoding peroxiredoxin, translating into MKAGVKLPDVTFHTRVRDEAVEGPNPFRWEDKTTADYFAGKRVVLFSLPGAFTPTCSTYQLPGFENGFADFQAEGIDAIYCMSVNDSFVMNKWAEAQNLKNVDVIPDGSGEFTRKMGMLVAKDNLGFGNRSWRYAAIINNGVVEAWFEEPGLSDNHGDDPYGVSSPETVLKHLKDAKAEVAA